The region cgtggaatatttaattggaaTGAGAAgtgaaacacaaaaacaaagttTAAACATTTGCTTGgggctgtcaattttttaaacaaccTGGGAATTTGTTACAAACCCAATATGAAATTTGCCTTGGCACGACCCGAACACAATATGGGTTGACaagtttgacccatttaattaaattggttggATTAGGGTTGACCTGTAAAATGTTATACCCGTGTTTTAATACAACCCGAATCTGATTCGCAAACACGAATTTCTATAACCCAATATTTGctctgatatcatattaaattaccacttattttttaaatttaagctAATTGAAAAAACTTATAAacttaaatcatttaaataaatatttaacaGTTGTCGTATAAAAAGATGGCCGGCCCACAAAATAAGCAACAATAGACGGTATGGACGTGTAAATTAATGGACCCCCACTATGAGATATATATCCGAAATTAGAAATTGATTGAATTCATTTTCCAGAAAGGTTTTCAAAAAGACTTTTTCGGCTCCTTGATTTACAAAATATTGTGTCACAATCTTCTTTAATTGGAGTTTCAGCTTCTCCAATGGTTCAAGTGCAACCAAGAACCAGCATCGTGGGATCAGGCTTCGGCAGAAGCAGCAGCACCAAATTGAGGGGGGAAGGTGACTTCGCAGTGGCGACAGCTATGGCAGCCTTTCTTTTGACAGCATTACTGTATTGAGGCCCTACTATACTAATGTTTTCATGGTAATTGATGGGTGCGTGTTTAGAATGTGTTTAGTGATTTAATCTCGGATCTAAGACCCATGTAAATTGATTGCGATGTTGACTACTTTTAATTGATGAATGTTATATTTTCTGTTTAATTAGACGAAGTAAAGATATTAGTGATAATAATATATAACGCATAATGGGTTGTTTGGACAAAAGGACACCGAGTCAATAGCAAACTGAAGTGAACTTTTTTCCTTATATGAAAATTGGCATATTTACAGTTCCAATTGGCAAAATCAGTTTGTATGgattattttggatataaattttctataaattggATTGTAGTATTAGAATATAttcttaatataatattatgatttatattttttagtctAGGTCGATTTGTGTTTCTTTGTATAATTCGATTTAGGTTTATTTATATAGgtcgacttattcaactataaataagaaCTTATGTACCCTAAACAATCTAAGTCAATAAGCACAATATAGTTCTTAAGGCTAATTCAAAGTGGTGGACGTAGATGTCTAACACCGAACCATCTATAATTTCTTGTgccattttctctctcttacttcTACCTTTATTCTCGTTTTTAAATTTGTACacaatggtatcaaagccactttttcctttagactccAATTATTTTTCAGTGccttttttttccaaaaaaaaaaaaatgtggtgcTGAGTTCGACGTCATCACTACTTTTTACAGGTTCTAGCCATCGTTACTTCTGCTCAACTGGTTCGATCATGGTTGAGTGTGCCAAAGTATAGATGTACTACGCAAAAGGTCttcaatttttctaaatttatttgTGGAAGGCTTCGGTCAAATTGCTCAAGTTCTTGGTATTTTGTGTTTCATCTAAATGTGCATAAAGTTTCTATTATAGAATATTTTTGTGAAGGCCATGCCTCAAATTCAAGTTAAGTTGGGTAAGGAGTCATCCAGACTATTTGTATTTTCTAAGTTATGTTTTggtttctcccaaaaaaaaaaaaaacaaagaagaagaagaatatgtgAATCACATCATGCGTACCATGCACGAGTTGGAATCGGTGTGCCAACTCGACAACCACCCAAGTGGGGCtcattgcttttgtttttttttttttttgcccgtTGTCGGCCGTTTTTCGGTTCTTGGCCAACAGTCAGCCCCTTCTTCAGTTATTGGCCCACAATCGGCCCCATTTTGGTTTCTTGGCTAGCAGCTGACTCCTTTTTGATTCTTGGCCCATAGTCAACCCATTTTTCAGTTATTGGCCTCCccgcccccccaaaaaaaaaaaagtgtatcaTATAATGCGCGCCATGCGCAAGTTGAGTTTGGTGTGCCAACTTGACTGCTCAAGTGGGGCTCACtctatttttagtttttggccCATTGTCGGCACTTCATCTGTTCTCTGCCCCTTTTCAGTTTTTTGTACCATTGTCAGCACTTGGCCCGCTTTCAGCCCATTTTCTGTTTTTGGCCTGTTGTTGGCACTTCGCCCATTTTTTGCCCCTTTTCAGTTTTTGGCCCATTGTTGGTCCTTTAAGTGTCTGGTCCAAGTCGGCCCTACTATCAGTCTTCACCATCAGCTGTCACCTGTCGTCTTTGCTAGCCTTCTGCCAGTCAGCCTCTTGTCTCCTTTGGCAACATCCTTCAGTCTTCACGACTGGCCTTCGTTTTCTATTTGAAACTCAAGCTTCCaagaatcttccaccttgagtttaaGGGAAGATGTCaaaatatattctgaatataattttattgatttatattagtCTAAGTCGATTTGTGTTTCCTTATATAAGTCaatttaggtttatttgtacaagtcgacttattcaactataaataggaacctatgtattgtaaacaatcagAATGGTGGACGTAGATGTCTAACACCGAACCACCGATAATTCTCTGTGTCCTTTTCCCTCTCTTACTTCCGCCTTTATTCTCGTATTTTTAGATTTATAAACAAATCTCAACAGGAGGAATTCTTTTAACCCATTCTCTAAAAATACCATTTGTTTCTtgagcatgtgagaaacacatgatTTTCATTAAtactatttaaaaagcatgtgaaaaatatatgctattaaaaaagagtaatactTTATTTTTAGTATACAACTGTCCAACAATGTTACCGTGTCACTCCAAATCATTCATCGaatctttttttctatttaataagGATTAATCTAAGAGTTAGCTGGGAGTGTCACATCAGTTTAGGCTGAATgttgaataaaattaaaaaaaacataaatttctcATTTGTTAAAGGACACATGACACTTTTAGAGAATTAGTTGCAAGAATTTTCACACAAcccaatttgtaaaaaattatgtCCGATCATTATGACATTCATTGAGGTGTTTTTGGAATCCTTAGGatcaaatttaaaaagttcCCTACCAAATTACATTTTCTACAATATCTCAATCTTCAAATAGTGTAATTTATATCAAATTTGATACAATTAAAGAACGTGGAAACAGCTGAGGTCACATCAATAGATGCTTCAAATTTTTCTGTATCATCTCCAAGTTACAGTACATATATGCAGAAAAATTCTCTTGCAAATTACCTCGAAGCCCTCAGAGGGAATGATTCTTTGTCTAGAATTATATCACGTGGTAGATGAAAACCTAGCTTGTTTCCATTGACTATAAATAGAGAGAGACTATTCCAAAGAAGGAGCCACCTCAGTTGGGTTGGACTCGAACACATCAGAGTTTGAGGCATCAGGTTCTTCTAAAAGCTCTCGAGACTGGATTGATTCTTTGTATGCAGGAGTCTGCTTAAAATCTGTCGCCCCTTCGTTGTATGTAGCCACAGCAATCCCACATGCAATTAGCTGTCAAGACAGATGTGCAGAATATAAGCCTTGAGGCCATTAAGAAGTTCCCTCAACTCAAATTAGAATGTGCAAAATAAGCAGAAAACTTGAAAACTAATTTCAATCTACAGGACAGATATCCTAAGCATTATTTGGAAATAAGTAAGGCTCGGTATTACTTTGTATCTGAACAAAAATAAGGCTTCTCAATGTTCACATGCTTTTACAAAGGCTTCTCAACCTTGGTACAAGTATTTTTTTGTCTAAGCAAAAAGGGTAAGAGGAGGCGATCGGAGTAGCTTCCCTATTTGGGCGTGACCATAGTAGTACTTACCATTTAGGAACCAATGACAAAAAAGGCCTAGACAGGTAGACCACAAGCATTCCCTCAAGTCAGTTCAACCATAGTCTAAGCCCGCCACAACAAAGGCACTAGTGGACACCTAGCCGGTGGTGTGAAATAATTTCAAGCACTTGCCATAACAAGATTGGTATAAGTATTTGAAAATAAAGCtcaatatagtttttttttttttacgaggAATTAAGAAACTACCATAACCCTTGCCCTTGAAACATCATTAGTAACAAATATTCCCACAAGAAGTATAATTTGGAACAATTGCGTCCTTGTTATTTATGTATTCATCCATTCATTCATTTAAGCAATTGCACTAGACCAACATCAACTACGCCaccaaagaaaaacaacttcTATGTCAATACTATCAAAAAAATCAAGGGATGCATTTGATTTTATTGAGGATGCACTTCTCACACCTCTTTGTTGTTAAATCCAAAGAATTGAGTCAATTTACACGCAGTTGTAAGATTTGGAGCAAAATGGTATGCTCTCTTCACTCGCCTCCAAAATCTATAATTCAGTGTCAATGGGCTCAACTCTTTCGTGTTTATCGTAACAATAATTTTCCAATTCAGTAACACCCAAGCCATGTCAAACATATAGCAACGAATTATCACAGCAGAAATGAATACAACTATTACCAAGTTAATATAAAaccatatacacacacatacacatataaTGTTAAATCACTTGTTATTTCAAAGGCTTAAGCTTATATGAAATAGCTAATTTAATCAGTTAATCTATACTTTAACGGTTTATTATGAGCTCAAACTATCTCCAATTAGTAAGGCCAAcacctgaattttttttttttacaaaaaataaataaataaaaaattgagagcTGAGGACTGATACAATATTAAATCACTAACTAtccaaaaaaattaagcttATAGACAAtgatttaaattataatatttggaaaaaaaaaattaaaataaaataacaaaattaaccATGAAGACCAAGATGAACAAAACCAAGCGAAAATACCGCGAAAACGATGCCAAAAGCCCACATGTACTGCACAAAGAAACCAAGAGCCTCCATGTGTGGCCCTTCCCAGAAGTCCGGCTCGGTACCCGGAAGCTCGGGCAAGAAGTACCCACCATCAGCAGCAGCAGCACCATCTGCCGCAACGGAAACAACATTCTCAATGCTAGACTTATCCTCGGCCGTACGTTGTAGCTGcttttcttcttggtctttGGTTGTGGCGGGGCCCCTCCGGTCCTTGCTGTCGAGCCGTCCGGTACGTGAGGAGAACCTCTTGGCTGAGACCACTTGGAGAGTGGTGGTCCTGGTCGAGAGTGGGAAGAGGACGTGGCGCCGGATGGGGAGGTGGGTGTACGGGTTCTTGGTGGTATTGCCGGAGAGAATACCTGCTCCTCCTCCACTGTTGCCTATTGTTAGAGACATTATCGAGTAGATGAGAGTTGTGAAGCACAGCGCGTGGATGGATAAGAAAGGAGGAGAAATGTTTGTTGGTGATGACCCTTTTGTTGGGCCCGAGATTGTGATAAGATTATACCGCGGCACGAGTTGTCGAGTCGATAGTATTTTTTTGCAGCGGTAATACAGAAACGGTCGCATAGTAGTTTAGAAGGACGAGAATCAGATTTTGAAGGGATCAAGGATCAACATTCCGTCGTAATATCTGTTTTAGATGCGCTTCCTTTCATATCTCATTACGGGAACTGTCAGTTGAGGCGACATTTCTTTCGTAAGTTAATATGTCGACATTCTGGCAAGAAAGGAAAATCCAATTCTAGCCTAAACCTACTAATGTTATTCTGAAGTAAGGTTCGTGTTATTTCGACGTAGGAAGATGAGTAATCACGTCCATTTATCacatatatttacatatattttatattgagTGGTATAAcgtattttaagtaattttttttgtctccaaTGGGTTGATCAATCGGCTGAGGATCACGCCTCATTAaccggaggtcactagttcgaatttctccttcctctcttgtgtggacatgtaaaaaaataaaaaataatgaaaaatataaaaaagtctcATTACCTAATAACTGATTTTAGAATAGCCTTCTGAATTTTCAAGTATATTAatatgacccatcaaactaccaaagtaggCCAAAAAAAGcaacttttgtcaaaatattcctataatacccataTTCTCTTAGAAACTAcactaaactaaactattttctttttcttttttttttaaaaaaaaagaataaaaataaaatcaattcatgtggttggtctaaattacaaatcgtttattgtaatataaaaaataattcaaatgtcTTCAAGGTAGgccaaaaataacaatttagtcattgtagtcaaattccgtcaaaataaTTGACGAATTCTGTTAGTGTTAACGTCAActccaataaaatgatgacatgtgtcactcttactaaaaataatatccatatattataattatacatTTCTAAAACTAAATCACTCCCTATAGTCAAAtttccgtcaaaacacttgacggattccgttagcgtgccacgtcagcatcaataaaatggcgacacctgttattattaataaaatatatatttatataatatataatataactacaaagattaaaaattaaagattaattttttttttcattggggTGGCTACTGAGCCACCCATTTcttctagtttttcttttcttttcttttttcttttaattaaaagattttaattttttaagtttttaatttatttagttttttagttttatattaatagttttgtttaaatttctttgtttttttaaaaaaacataattttttttattaattattttactttttaaaaaaataaggtattataggaatattttgacaaaagtggcatttttggcacactttgatagtttgataggTCACATTAGTACACATGAAAGTTCAAagggctattctaaaatcgatTGTTAATTCAGtggggcttttttatatttctttcaaaaataaattattaaaaacacaTCACATCAATCAATGTGAAATTGGTGTGAAGAGACAAGAGGGACACTCGAAATTCTTTAAGAAGCATTTTTACTAGTATAACTCGGCTGTGGCAATGGCCATGGAGCAGTACTCAACCTCTGTACTTGATCTCGACACCATAGGCTGCTTCTTTGATTGCCCGGAAATTAGAAACTACTAAGGAAGATGCCATACCCACTAGTAGACCTGCGATCAGTTGGGTCCCTTACCCAATCTAAAGTAGTGAAAAATAAACCATGATTGATAGTACCTTTTAAGTCATGAAAAACTCTTTTAGTAGCATAGGCAAACACAAACTTTCTGTTTGGCCAAATATCCGAACACCAAGGATAAATTTTCGAACATGAGAGGCAGCTAGGGTTATAAAACTTATGTTACCCTAGTTTGTGTTTAGATGTTATAAGACCTTGTCCGAACGCCGCCACCGCATGATAGCTAATGCTATTTAAAGACTGCTCTGTTTTAGTCTttggtgaaaattgaaattgacttctaaagtgtgtgcacaagtgtcaacaaaaattaagcacagcggaaaacaaaagacacacagatttttgttgacgatgtggaaactcaataaagagaaaaaccactcctggcagccaaacctaggaattccactattcagaagacaaagctagatacaagatagtaacactcacattaacccaatgtagtggttgtaccttgctctctggcgtgtaacccaacacgaatgcttcccaaccaggtctcctacctgaagggctcttcaatggaatcatttaccttagggccaacccctaagatagacttcagatgtagcgcagcacacttgtgacggcttcagagggatcttgaacttctctcaGCTCTTGTgcaattcaataccgaattcttgcagttctcaatgcccaggggcctctatttataggatgaggggcagaatgggcgactgctgtaatatgtacggacgccgtcctgacggtgaacctgagtcgtccggacggacaattgtgcgacaggatttttcgaaaatttcactgaaaatctttcctgtttaagagccacgtccggatggtgagacactgacgtccggacggtcgcacgtccgctgcaagtaatttccatataaggcttcgcacgtccggaccaagggggatgaacatccgaacggcaattcttcaacacgcaatttccatatctgctatgcatgcgtccggaccatgagaggcagacgtccggacggttgaagtcgaatcagcaatttccatcTTAGTtgcacgcacgtccggaccaaggctgactggcgtccggactgtgatatttgaattgcgattcttgccttatgtatgagtgcgtccggacgggaaaccacgccgtctggacggtgtatcaatcttcccatatctgaacttggaaagaatctgaagctaatcgatcactgatggacgtccggacaggctgctaagaggtccggacggatgcaagctagaacagaagcttcttgatacagtggagggtctggacggaaagatacgtcgtccggacgaatgatgctggtctgtctaatgtctggacgggatgacacgtcgtccggaaggatggaacagtggacagatgggcgtccggacgggataacacgtcgtctggatgactgatagggaatctgaaatcttctatctttttcgcagtgcagagtcttctgaaaatgctctgacaagtggaatccctgtttacagcatctttacatataagtgattttgtccaaacacagaatgaggccaaaatactaacaaacttctcctttggccattctgggacaaaaatcacttgaccggtttggaaataaattcccggtccaaacataaaaaatactCCGCATTTTTgccacaaagggacaaagggtaaaacagagtaataaaaaccaactgtaatagaaattac is a window of Alnus glutinosa chromosome 4, dhAlnGlut1.1, whole genome shotgun sequence DNA encoding:
- the LOC133865307 gene encoding uncharacterized protein LOC133865307; the protein is MSLTIGNSGGGAGILSGNTTKNPYTHLPIRRHVLFPLSTRTTTLQVVSAKRFSSRTGRLDSKDRRGPATTKDQEEKQLQRTAEDKSSIENVVSVAADGAAAADGGYFLPELPGTEPDFWEGPHMEALGFFVQYMWAFGIVFALIACGIAVATYNEGATDFKQTPAYKESIQSRELLEEPDASNSDVFESNPTEVAPSLE